The Pleuronectes platessa chromosome 13, fPlePla1.1, whole genome shotgun sequence genome includes a window with the following:
- the LOC128454797 gene encoding uncharacterized protein LOC128454797 translates to MTTADRLLEQMFSWIDQRSCCADQLVKLAQELKSLRQKCKGGECVGSSVAVVGAAYEPNWSTGGGLHNTRFGPGLNLLILVTVTGVLAFFTLKSIGTKSKFLFDKGSQQLITKISVTGMKTVLKGGGMLVGGAIGMAFALNEAIDSWTDLIKNNNVTEASQSLRDTAKAIRKISKALRDQFKDMKQMLKKMEEEQCEQAKVKRIIENPNRSSQDEGELLRYAIEACQIKEVQQWLRENQGMETFIKLVELFRLMKNQIIKKSNEDESNYEDIEVDIIFLAHGKITQPPIPASCLRPWSNIQDVLLYSPWNCLLNADAAYGIATGLMQPWHRSFICASGSGCKNCHEGHRPMKLPPVWNSMKEAGLIPNIMVSTITDPKDGAWTTFVDLTAEYGTPRRGRILVPFILGGSAVTIPFFIVTWVMSLVLFIFRIKATVHLAACLGDGSTWFKFPREFLEHQYSYTVDNTVMTAQSMWPITRPDLYRNLRAMFD, encoded by the exons ATGACCACCGCTGACAGGCTGctggagcagatgttctcctggatcGACCAGAGGAGTTGCTGTGCGGACCAACTGGTCAAACTGGCCCAGGAGCTCAAGTCCCTTAGGCAGAAATGCAAAGGCGGTGAATGTGTGGGCAGCTCGGTGGCTGTGGTGGGGGCTGCGTATGAGCCGAATTGGTCTACTGGTGGAGGACTACATAACACAAGGTTCGGTCCCGGCCTCAACCTCCTGATTCTGGTGACCGTCACGGGAGTTTTAGCGTTTTTCACGCTCAAGTCAATCGGGACGAAATCTAAGTTTCTATTTGATAAAGGAAGTCAGCAGCTGATCACGAAAATATCTGTGACTGGAATGAAAACAGTGCTCAAAGGAGGCGGCATG CTGGTGGGAGGAGCTATTGGAATGGCATTTGCGCTTAATGAGGCGATCGACAGCTGGACAGATCTGATCAAGAACAACAATGTGACTGAAGCCAGCCAATCCCTGCGAGACACAGCCAAAGCAATCCGAAAGATCTCGAAGGCCCTGAGGGATCAGTTTAAAGATATGAA GCAGATGCTCAAGAAGATGGAAGAAGAACAGTGCGAGCAGGCGAAGGTTAAACGCATTATTGAAAACCCAAACAGAAGCTCTCAAGACGAGGGAGAATTATTAAGGTATGCCATTGAAGCATGCCAGATCAAAGAGGTGCAACAATGGCTGAGGGAGAATCAAGGGATGGAGACTTTCATCAAACTTGTGGAGTTGTTTCGATTAATGAAAAATCAAATCATCAAGAAGTCAAACGAGGACGAGTCTAATTACGAAGATATTGAAGTGGACATTATCTTTCTGGCTCACGGAAAGATCACACAACCCCCGATTCCAGCTTCCTGTCTCCGGCCCTGGTCCAACATCCAAGACGTGCTCCTCTATTCCCCCTGGAACTGtctcctcaatgctgatgcaGCCTACGGCATCGCTACAGGACTCATGCAGCCTTGGCACAGAAGCTTTATCTGTGCTTCAGGAAGTGGCTGTAAAAATTGTCATGAAGGACACCGGCCCATGAAACTGCCACCTGTCTGGAACTCAATGAAGGAAGCAGGACTGATTCCAAACATCATGGTCAGTACTATCACGGATCCAAAAGATGGTGCATGGACGACTTTTGTCGATCTAACAGCAGAATATGGTACACCACGGAGAGGCCGCATCCTCGTCCCGTTCATCCTTGGTGGTTCGGCAGTAACCATCCCGTTCTTCATCGTCACCTGGGTCATGTCTCTGGTGCTGTTTATTTTCCGGATCAAAGCCACCGTCCATCTCGCCGCCTGTCTGGGTGATGGATCTACCTGGTTTAAGTTTCCCAGAGAGTTCCTGGAGCATCAGTACTCCTACACTGTTGACAACACCGTGATGACAGCACAGTCCATGTGGCCCATCACCCGACCCGACCTGTACAGGAACCTACGGGCCATGTTCGATTAG